The genome window ttttttctacctggaataaattccgaacgatttTTTGAACTCTGTCCTGTGTATATAATCTGTATTTACTATTAACCCTTAtaactatttgatgtgtaatattttgattgttattctttgttgattacattATGTATTTTGATTTGTTGTTATGTGTTctattatcgtttactactattatcctgattattattgtggttgtaattgctatattaatatttgtgttcattaattgttttattattgtcgcttattattaatttgtctggttataattatgaacattttaaacctgtaagttgtaattatataaacattctaaattgtcaacctctcaatattctgatcgagccaCGAAACATGCTACATATACTAAgcataaaaatgtacaacaatataaatattatttacatcatcttcatattcttgtatcttcttcacattactaaatctagaatgttgaattttaatgatgaGTACAGGCGATcatttgttatagtattattacgtttaattatttttattctttttctaagataataaatttaaattttaattgatcttcagtctttaacaatattttttttgtttacaagaaTTGATGAATTTTAGTAATTTGCTCTCTGAATTGAAGAGGATTGTACTTGCCACcacttttcttttgtaaaacagAGCATTGAACATAGTGATATTTAAAAGTTGGCAGAACTGCTTTTGTATCAATCATTATTGTCTTTTCTTTCGAGTGGCTGTGTTCTCAGCATTTGATCCATCCTATCAACTCTGtccataaatatataatcattgaCAACGTTTGGAAGCATTACCTTCTTTCCTTTCCTTACTACTTCTATGCATTCTAATTTGAGTTTAGTTGTCTAGCACAAGACATCTCATTTATCTTGCCGCTTCACCAACATCATTTATGACACACTgattcaatttcattatttaattttaaagtagatttatattgttttttaagctTATGGAACTTTGTTTGTAATTGCGATAAAAAGTTCACTAGAGAATcgctttgaaaattaaattttttgtttatgtacttTTGGTACatgatattcaatattattattacatagttgTAATGTTGTAATTCCTCAGGATTTGATAAAATCCTGATCAGGAGTGACACTTTTCATAAGCTTCATGCTTAtatggtgatataaaaaataaatattatttacaatcaaactctcatttagtaaatgatgaatattacaaaattaatatttgtataatctaggaagtatttataagaaataatattagaattGAAAATCTTAGGTAGTGTTATCGCTGATGATGTTTGTTTgtgataaatgatatatttatcatgataaaaaatttcaccataagcaatattaacactaatgttAGTATGATTAGAAAAAAACAGAATCATGAGAATAACCACAAGAGTTTTAACAATTATTggattgtaaaagattacaatttgtagaaaaatctgtaAGGCGAGTAGCAGCATTTTTTGATGACATTTAGCCAAACCTGGCATATTAAAAtcacctaataataatagtaataatttaagtgTGGCTGCActttttatgtaagttgtaagcgaattaaagatacaatttattttaattttataaattatacaaaagtcataaacatatttactttgaagcatttatgttttgctttttgttacagcaagtagatttactacaACTGGAAGAGGAACTCCTTGATATTAGTAATGGTGACAtcgaaaaagatcctttagcaattgaagagaccaatttagttgaaaatgaagtggtaaggtattagatttttcatacagtgaaacaccaattatccagatgaaTCTTTGCTAGGCCAAATTTGGATAATtgaaaaggataatttaaaaaaggctTATCCTATATACTGTACATTTCATTCTAATATTAAATGGGTAAGacactaagtaaaaaaattaaagataaaaagtaaatgtatttcagtaaaattaagaagaaatttggaacgtatgtaaaataaaagaaaaaagagatatagTAATATGGTACAAAAAGTACATTATGTAGAAATTTGCTtgtataaattagttttacagAGGTCGGTGTAAAAAgctaccacatttattattcaatagctATCAGTTCCATCATACTTCTGTTTGCAGTCATGTATGCCATTCTCGgagggaacctttttaaaattattttcaaagggctGGAACTCGCCCTTTCCACTATACCTATTccaattcaaaaatcttaaatggcaatagtaacatttaattacattaatcacaaagcgaaaaaaaaaatgaattttggtgaaaagaaaattaaaaaccaccCTCTCCTTCGCTCAGTAGGTGTGAAAACCATTTAGgttgtactttattaaaatcCAGTCCAACAAACTAACTATAAAGTTattgatattacttcttaaaccatttgaaataatcataagctgtagattaaaactttgaaaattatttttcaaattaccaacacaaaatgtTGCTCTTAagtattctcaaaatttttaggagttgaaaacttattttttttaaatgagacaatTTAGGTTGTGATACCTCATTGGAAGCCCCTTTGCATGACAAGTAAttgtgtacaaataaaataaaaattggttcactggtatttatgttatgattaaaaatttggttttttttatgttatgttgagatacagtgttactgacccaaagcattaggtctgaagtcatccattcttgttaaaaatatgggttttaggtttctccaatattgataaaatgtaccagtaaacatagCATTACaacaaagttaaacataaaaaaccaataataaggtaccttATCTTTGCTAATAACATGCTAAACAATCTATTACCagataaacttatatatatatatatattgcctacagcaattttttgttttaaattgtacaaatctcaaacttttctttgttacaaCTTGTAATAAAATCCCAACAAAAAAGTCCAAAAGACTGATATGTGGGAGAGATCTAGTTGGCTATGTAGTTGGACCTCTCATCTGATCCAACATCCAGGGAAGCCTTGTTCAGAaacatggtaacatctcaatAAAAGTGTGGTGAAGCACTGTCTTGTTGGAAACTGTatcctgcaggaatctgaggaacaacAAAGTTTTCAAGCAGTTGAGGTAAGTTTGCCTTCAaacagtgggctccatgaaaaaacaGACTGATGGTGCCAATTTTATTCCGTCATAATTGgacattgatttttgatttgtctctttcatttgcaattttaattattagttatttttgattttacaggTTACTATCGATAAAGGAAACATCAAGGGAAGTATCAAAATATCCAATGAATGTAAGTGTGCATATGGTGATGTAACAATGGAAGAAAATTTAGTGGAGAATATAAGTagtgaaaatatgttatttttccagaatggaaagaaattggtttgtgaatattgcaGTGAAAGATTccgatgtaaatgttatttaaagagacacattaactttcattgtaaaaaaaaaaataatagtaatttttgtcaaaagtctcttattcatgataacgatttaaaaacccaccttatgcataatgaagagaaaaattatatttgcaacttttgtcagaagacttttaatcaaagttctaatttaaaattacatttaaatattcatacaaaagagaaaaattatgtttgcaacttctgccaaaaggttttttatcaaccttctaatttaaagaaacatcttaatattcatacaaaagagaaagattatgtttgcaacttttgtcagaagacttttactcaaagttctaatttaaaattacatttaaatattcatacaaaagagaaaaaatatgtttgcaacttttgtcagaagacttttaatcaaagtgctaatttaaaattacatttaaatattcatacaaaagagaaaaattatgtttgcaacttctgccaaaaggttttttatcAACCTTCTAATTTAAAGacgcatattaatattcatacaaaagagaaagattatgtttgcaacttttgtcagaagacttttaatcaaagttctagtttaaatttacatttaaatattcatacaaaagagaaaaattatgtttgcaacgtctgccaaaaagttttttatcaaccttctaatttaaagaaacatcttaatattcatacaaaagagaaagatTATGTTTGTAAGTTCTGCCAAAAAGTTTTCAGTCATTCTTCTACTTTAAAGacgcatcttaatattcatagaaaagagaaaaattatgattgtaacttctgccaaaaggttttcaGTCATTATTCTAGTTTAAAGaagcatcttaatattcatacaaaggaaaaaaaattatgtctgtaaATTCTGCCAAAAGGATTTTAATCATCTTTCTAATTTAAAgaagcatattaatttacacaccaaagaaaaaatttgtttgtaacatttgtgaaaaatctttaatgagagttatactttaaaaaattacttctttttgttgtaatgattATGTTTGTAAGGCTGAGATTATTTGTGTTctcaatattgtacaaaataagttatacttaagtttacgtgaagatattggtgcaacttttaaaattacttttcctgaTAGTTGTATAGTGTCAAAATTCAGCTTGGAGCTATTAAATGCTCTTGTCATCAATCATGTTCCTGTACTGTACTTTGATGGCATTCTGCAAATACACTGGACTAATAATGacaacatatttttcaagtaattaatagtgttttctgttctagttttcttatctgtattacttttaattttcctttatattctttattatatacatacatatattctttattaaattgaaatctatgtatcttaatgtttttatgcaaaccaagttatgaaatatagttttctttttacttgacaAAATAATGcaggctagtttttgtgaaaaagttcAGCAATTCTATGTGTgtgccaattatttttaaaaattgctttagttagcttttatttcttatctgttacttttagttaccatgatgttcatcaggaaaaaacttattatagttttgttattttttgttttgtacttaacagtgtaaattactgaaacaatttatcacaaaaattagcccaattttaaatgtatattgattgaaaacatcattaaaaaatgaatttaataatagaaaaaaaagtgtgAGTTGGGCAGCTACAGGTACGGTAGGGaccgcaaaaaaaatatttatgtacttattaatatttaaatatttatcattatgagagtcaggaaattttaatgaattggtcAGTAAAGTCAGGAAAAACGAACCTTAAAATTCAGTGGAaatcctgtttataaaaatttcttcaattaataGTTATTGGAGATCCTTTGTAATTGTttcaatctaatttatttttgatttttatttcagcagaaatctgttaatttttaaagctcaaaataataatatttaaaagttgttgCCATCAGTTTCAtaggtatataatttaaaatactagggACTATTGTTAACAAAAGGGAGGGCGGTGCACtctatttttatttgtggattttCGCTTCTTTCTGCTACAAAGTAAATAGCTGGTTTAACTgagatttaattgattttagttAGGTTAGGTGAGGAAATATAACTGACTATTCAGAGTATTGAAGTTTGTATTGTATTACCATAACTTTTTTCCCCACCATACTCCCCTCagcaatacaatataattaaagctCAACCCAGGGAAGTGTCCCTTTACTCTAAGAGAGCCTTCTCGCTCACCAGCAGTAAATCCGGCACGGCAGTTTGGCCACTCCGATTGGATCTTTTGATCTTTATTTTGCCTGTCTCTAATCCCCGTGAGGgggtaaccaggcccgactatgtcgttccagGGCCCTGCACGACGGCCGGGTCTCTGTCTTGATTTTATCTCTGACCTACGCTAGTCCTGGCGTCCACAGCTGCTCATCGGAACCAGCTCACCTAAGCATACTGGCACTCACagatggggctgtccacccttccctacgcTAAAGTCCACGGCATCTCCCTTCAGCGCCCTTACCGTGTAACACCTTCATAGCATACGTGTCAAAGGCTCTTCAGTTCTCTTCTGAGGACAGCATGAAGGACACCAGGTTTTCAGGTCTTAATCTGTCGATGTTCGCCAAAGGTACCATTGTGCACACATAAATATGGTGTGCTCCACTGTGTCCTCTCTGTTGCAAAACATGCAGCACAGAGTGTCCCGTCTGCCAAATCGATTGAGGTAATGTTGAAACATTCCTTTGCCGGAAAGCAATTGTGacgtttaaaaatctatattgcCATGTTTCCTTTTCGTCCATATGTCTAAGTCTGTGATTAATCTCCTTGTCCAGGCTGCTTCATTTCCAGCCATCTTTCATGCCATGTCTCCATTACACCTTGTCCTCACGCTTCCCCATACCATCGTAGCAAAGCTCTTGCACTCCTAACTTGAAGGTCAATTGGCAAAGCTGATGCCAACACGCTCACCGCACTGTATGACGTAGTTATATAACACGCCGTAACACCCAACAACGTTCACCTGTGGACTGTGTAAACGTGCCCATTTCCTCATGACTCTCATTGCTCCACCCCAAACCGAGGCAGCATACAATAACACTGAAATTATCATTGACATGATTAATCGGCGTTTGGAAGCCCTTGGAGCTGACTGATTAGTGTGATCAACACATTCAgtgatttcaagattttttaggtCCTTGTACAACTGTCTACTATGTGTTGACTAAATTTACATGATTTGTTGATCTGTACCCCCCAGGTACATTATCATGTCTCTCATAGCAGCTGTCCACCTAGCATGAGGTTTATTCTACCCATCATTCTTCTGCCTgttagtgtaatgtaatttataatatttattaaattttattacatataaatattttttttttaaatgttcatgtgTTACCAGTTTAATTGACTTTGTAGATGcgtttcacttaaataaaaatacatcttcattaataaaaaaatatattcatgaataataatgtttactataTAGACAAGTTTCAATGATGTgcaaaataaaagcttttttatttttggatgtactttttttaataaagaatgctgCTCTTAGTATTTTAGCGAATAAGACATGTAACGACAtaagatatttattgaataagttattaaatttatatttgcatttgttaatattgtttaatgcAGGGAATCTACATTGGATtgcattaatgtttaataaacaaaattatttttgcagcatcttttaaaacaataaaaaagtaattatatttgactTTATCTGTTTTACTGATGTGATTATGTGTTTTACCGAGTCTCATAAATCTTCATGTTTAATCAACTAAGAACAAACACAAGTTTTTAAGTGTGCTTTTAACATGTTTGgttctataaaatattgaaatagtatTACGCaagattatcattattattaagattattgcCCTGAGAAATTGCAATAGAATTTGAAAGATCAAATATTATAATGCTATAATTTACATCCTTGGTTCATAACATCAAGCATTAGTATCTAATTCAAAGAATTAGGGCTTGATACGGCTACCCTTTTTACTGGATTTCCATCACAGTCCtatgttaaagaataattgcCATGAGAGCTTGAGCGTTACAAATAATCCAGtctacaataattacattaacattattaaaaatatcagctatTACAAACACCTTACATTACAGTTATATTCAGCTTCTCGCATTCAGTCTATGAGAACCTATTTATTAAATGTCTCTGCCATTACCATTTCATCCTTACTTCACACCCTTCTATTTCCAGGATGCTCTGCCTGGACGTTCCAGTTGTGATGGAACAATCGGTTAGTTGTACAGgatgtagtttatattattaccTTCATATgcagtttacatttattttaccttcaatatttgtaattaaaaaatatgtgctCTTAAACTAAGAATAATCTGATCTGATACTATTTATTCTAACATTATGACACGGTGCAATCGATCAACAAAAACAGTGTTGTACTTTGTGAACCAACTCCTATAATTGCACTCTGTTCATCAGATGAAATATCCACCGCCTTATCCTATTCTGGATGTATTGGTACTTAGTATTTACATGACCAAAGTAGCACTGTCTCATTGATATGTGCCCACAGAAAGACCCGCTTCAAATATTTTCTGAGGGACATTCATATTTCATGTGGGTGAacagaatgtaaattaattataggtCGGTTCACAATGGTACAATTGATGTTTGTTGTTCTAATAACTTGTTGCTGTTAAGATTTTTTGAGAGTCCTTCACTTTTTTGTTTAGCTGTACTGTAAAGGTACAAAACTGAGAAACTGCTTAAGAGCGGTTTTGTTGGataacaaatttgaatatttgttttctttatcttttgcaacagatttattttattattaaataaggaaagtaattttgtgataatttatgAATGCTGGAatcgcataatttttttacattttgataaaagtactgttttactgtatttatgtaaATGCTATTTGAGTTTTATGATAgctgattttagattttttcttcaaaaagtgacagatatattttatatttgttaatttacttttagcAATTAAAGCAACTACAGACCAATGCCTTAGCAAGTACAGGCTTGTTTACAGCTGCTTGTGGATGTCGAAATTGTAGTATGGAAAATAATAACATGCTTTGATGGGTTCAAACCAAAAATTTAGCAGATTTAAATGtaatactataatatattatgtttcaattgctattaaacaataatttttattaattttcttaattatatttaacaatcgttaattaatgtaaaaattatattgtcgaAACTCCTctgtaaataaacttaattaaaaaatgttaaactcatATTTGCAttttagtagttttcataatttctatttttttatctttaattgctGTTGGCAGTTCATCatgctataattaattaatatatagtcacaattattttcataagtttttatataataatattattaacaaaaaaataaaattgtaaattgatatttttagaatattaattaatttataatgatgtaaatattttcaagtagATATATGTAGGCTGTTAGTAAAAGGGGGCAGTTTAAAGTAATGTAGAAgttacaagggttatttttttcaaggtcgatCGGTCGCAAATAAAAACCCGcgtaaaaatcggatgaacctttgcacgtatgtgttgcacagcgtctctagtaaggccttcaatcacgccgcttCACTTCgattagttctgaacacgcagctggcacgtaaacatgtctacaagaatagcatctcccgccaagtgtgaagtgcatgcggtaattagatttctttaggctgaggggtgtaatgcagctgaaatttatcgacgaataagtaatgtgtatggtgaaacttca of Lycorma delicatula isolate Av1 chromosome 9, ASM4794821v1, whole genome shotgun sequence contains these proteins:
- the LOC142329813 gene encoding uncharacterized protein LOC142329813 isoform X1; this translates as MNGPVNNTFTNEAVLLNKNIKLVTEQDNAAQMIWLLLPLTETNTSHEHQVDLVQLKEEPVDTINGAIPKDPLAIEETNSVKSKTVKVENEVESEKVLPQLNLNMKTDELEINYLHTVKTEEEVEFYPGHQVDLLQLEEELLDVSNGDIDKDPLAIEETDLVKSENLKVENKVQVDLLQLEEELLDISNGDIEKDPLAIEETNLVENEVVTIDKGNIKGSIKISNECKCAYGDVTMEENLVENISSENMLFFQNGKKLVCEYCSERFRCKCYLKRHINFHCKKKNNSNFCQKSLIHDNDLKTHLMHNEEKNYICNFCQKTFNQSSNLKLHLNIHTKEKNYVCNFCQKVFYQPSNLKKHLNIHTKEKDYVCNFCQKTFTQSSNLKLHLNIHTKEKKYVCNFCQKTFNQSANLKLHLNIHTKEKNYVCNFCQKVFYQPSNLKTHINIHTKEKDYVCNFCQKTFNQSSSLNLHLNIHTKEKNYVCNVCQKVFYQPSNLKKHLNIHTKEKDYVCKFCQKVFSHSSTLKTHLNIHRKEKNYDCNFCQKVFSHYSSLKKHLNIHTKEKKLCL
- the LOC142329813 gene encoding uncharacterized protein LOC142329813 isoform X2; translated protein: MKTDELEINYLHTVKTEEEVEFYPGHQVDLLQLEEELLDVSNGDIDKDPLAIEETDLVKSENLKVENKVQVDLLQLEEELLDISNGDIEKDPLAIEETNLVENEVVTIDKGNIKGSIKISNECKCAYGDVTMEENLVENISSENMLFFQNGKKLVCEYCSERFRCKCYLKRHINFHCKKKNNSNFCQKSLIHDNDLKTHLMHNEEKNYICNFCQKTFNQSSNLKLHLNIHTKEKNYVCNFCQKVFYQPSNLKKHLNIHTKEKDYVCNFCQKTFTQSSNLKLHLNIHTKEKKYVCNFCQKTFNQSANLKLHLNIHTKEKNYVCNFCQKVFYQPSNLKTHINIHTKEKDYVCNFCQKTFNQSSSLNLHLNIHTKEKNYVCNVCQKVFYQPSNLKKHLNIHTKEKDYVCKFCQKVFSHSSTLKTHLNIHRKEKNYDCNFCQKVFSHYSSLKKHLNIHTKEKKLCL